One Chionomys nivalis chromosome 4, mChiNiv1.1, whole genome shotgun sequence genomic region harbors:
- the Oaz2 gene encoding LOW QUALITY PROTEIN: ornithine decarboxylase antizyme 2 (The sequence of the model RefSeq protein was modified relative to this genomic sequence to represent the inferred CDS: deleted 1 base in 1 codon): MINTQDSSILPLSNCPQLQCCRHIVPGPLWCSDAPHPLSKIPGGRGGGRDPSLSALIYKDEKLTVTQDLPVNDGKPHIVHFQYEVTEVKVSSWDAVLSSQSLFIEIPDGLLADGSKEGLLALLEFAEEKMKVNYVFICFRKGREDRAPLLKTFSFLGFEIVRPGHPCVPSRPDVMFMVYPLDQNLSDED, translated from the exons ATGATAAACACCCAGGACAG TAGTATTTTGCCTTTGAGTAACTGTCCCCAGCTCCAGTGCTGCAGGCACATTGTTCCAGGGCCTCTGTGGTGCTCC GATGCCCCTCACCCACTGTCGAAGATCCCCGGTGGGCGAGGGGGCGGCAGGGATCCTTCTCTCTCAGCTCTAATATATAAG GACGAGAAGCTCACTGTAACCCAGGACCTCCCTGTGAACGATGGGAAACCTCACATCGTCCATTTCCAGTATGAGGTCACCGAGGTGAAGGTCTCTTCCTGGGATGCAGTCCTGTCCAGCCAGAGCTTGTTTATAGAAATCCCAGATGGATTATTAGCTGATGGGAGCAAAGAAGG ATTGTTAGCACTGCTAGAGTTTGCTGAGGAGAAGATGAAAGTGAACTACGTCTTCATCTGCTTCAGGAAGGGCCGGGAAGACAGAG CTCCACTCCTGAAGACATTCAGCTTCTTGGGCTTTGAGATTGTACGTCCAGGTCATCCCTGTGTCCCCTCTCGGCCAGATGTGATGTTCATGGTTTACCCCCTGGACCAGAACTTGTCTGATGAGGACTAA